In Carassius carassius chromosome 2, fCarCar2.1, whole genome shotgun sequence, the DNA window AAACCCTTTCACAACATCCAGCCAAGTGAAGAACTCTCTCCAGGAGGTAAGCGTGTCATTAATCAAGAGAAGATTGAGGTGCAAACCGTTCATAAGCCTCAAGAATAAAAAGGTCATTTTAGACtgccaaaaaacaaataaaaaagccgGACCACTTGTGGAAAAGCtttctttttatgtttatgaTGTGATTGATCAACAATTAAATCTATTTTTGACAAACTTTTCTGTCGAACAAGCCACAATTAAAGCCTCTTTCCTATACAGGATACACAGATGTTCTGCAAAGTGCGGGTGGACTATATTCTACAAACTGGATGCAATATAACTGGATGAATCTGCCGAGGCCCTTTTCTCCTCTTTGGCAACTGATCCTTTTATCATTTCCCGGTGGGATGGTGTACTTTGTCTGCAATCTTTTGACTATTTTCCAAAACTGACAAACATACCAAACTGGGACAGCAATTGCTGTCCTTGACCCTGGAGTACTGAAGGAACACCCTGATGATATGTCATCATTTGATTTATATCATATTGGGACCCAGGCATAGACGTTTGTCCTCTGTGGACATTATAGTTAAATTTCTCTGAGACCCTACATGCCACAGttctggatgtcctgtacagaCCACATTCAGGGCTTTTTAGGGATGTCAAATGTTTAAAGTTTTGATCATAAACACACCTTCTCCTTGTCTTTAAAAATTACGGATATTGACAGAATGATCAAATGTAGGACTCATAGGGAGATATGATAATATTTAGTAACTATCTTTTAAATCTGACTAAGTTTCAGATTGTCATAAACAAATCGGAATATGACTTTTTGTTATGAAACAGGGCATCATTTTCATGCATGTCTTTTGTTGAGGACAGCAGCCCAAACATCAACAACGCATTAATTAGATGCAATATATACATTGTACAGTATATGGGAATaccaatttattatatttttatgcacatattgcataaagtaaaacagtatatCAAATCATGTCATCTTTCAcaacatagttgagaatcatctttgTACAGAGAAACCTAAAAACTGATGACTTTATTTTTGCCTATACATGCCTTTTcactactatttatttatttttgaatagctTAGCCCTGGTGTCCTCTACAACCATAAAATATGAATAGAATATCAAATTTTTTTCCAAAATCTCCATTTGTTTCTTACGCTCCAACAgacataaaaaactttttttttatggttctCAGGAGGATATAGAGAGATTGTTAGTATAATGGATATATACACTAATTCTTCccctgtatttttgtattttttgtttgtgatACTAAGTGACCCTGAGAGGAGTCATGTCTGTGCAGATAGAGTTTGAAACAGAATTCCTGGTAGAATTGCTCAGAAAAGCTTCCTGATCATTATAAACACCTGATTGGTGGTTCTGTTCACCTCATTTAATACTGATTACACAACCCTGCTTATTTTTTGTCAAGCTAGattaaaaagtgcatttcaaatactgCAACGTATACATTTTCAGTGGCCTAAATCACACACCGTGTCTCGAGTTATGTCCTAACCAGTGTTTCTgagtttgtgaatgaaatgagTCAATCAGAGCTCTTAAATAACTGTTCAAAGCTTGGGTCTGGAAagactttttcatgtttttattttattttattttgaaaacctCAGAAAAACATAAAAGTAATTCAAAACAGCTTTTGCCATTTTAGTAAATTCACATTCATAGCAAACATGTGAGAGTGGAGGAACTAAATCTAAATCTAGTTCCTCTAATGGGCTTCCTCTTATGGTTCTACATAGCACAATTTGACGGTAGTGCTATATAGCACCTTTAAAGATACGCAATATATAGCACTTAAAGTGGTTCCCCCATGATAACAAGCCAATTAACAACTTTTTTGTTCGGATTGTATGCTGCTGTGGTGCTCTAAACATTTATATAGAAAAGAAAAGCCAGTCCTCAAACTGTGAAGTAGTCAGGTGACCAATATGATAAACTTGATCTCAATAAACAATTGACCAATACAGATTTAGATCCAACattgatctgaatgaatcatgTTTGCCTCTCACTCTTGCAAAACCTTATAAACCGAGCCTTGAGCTCTATCACAACATTATGACCAATAAAGTGAGTATgctagaaatgtttaaaaaaaggccACTAGCTTATGAAATAGTACTGGGTATTATTTACATGAACTGACAATCCTAAGAGGATAAGCAGCATCATATCCAGTAAACACCATGAGTCAGTGTGGAACCTTTGTGTTGAGCTGGATCAGTGTTTGACTCATGTCTGACCCGCTGCCAGGTTTGCTGCAACTAAGTCACAGCTTTTTTTATTAGTCaccttttgggtttttttttgtctaatggTTTTTCTTCATTAAACACAGCACAGCAGATCCCGTAATCAGCCTTTGTTCTTTTTCAAGGGCCTTgtgcttaaatgataaaatgtgaccctggaccacaaaaccagtcttaagtgtacatttttcttaAGTGAGTTGACTTGTttaatttatacatcatctgaaagctgaataaacaatctttccattgatgtatggtttgctaGGATAGtaaaatatttggcagagatacaactatttgaaaatctggaatatgagggttcaaaaaatctaaatactgagaaaatcaccttttaagttgttcaaatgaagttcttagcaatgcatattattaataaaaaataagttttgatatatttacagtaggaaatttacaaaatatcttcatggaacataatctttacttaatatcctaatgatttttggcataaaagaaaaatttataattttcagCCATACAAAATTAAGAcaaggttttgtgctccagggtcacaaatgtcaaAGGAACTTTGAGGAAACGGAAAGGTAAATGTTGATTTAGAATCTGATTTATATCATCACATCTACACCTTTAAACcagtttttatataattaaataccaATGAATAGCtgtttaaaatgtacagttcAATAAACTGTGGTAAAACATCACCGATCTCTAAAAAGTGACGAGCACATTGTTATTTTCCCTCATTCCTCTCGTTCTTTCTTATCCTTTGCTTCTCTCAACTCTGGCTGCATTCTCTCCCAGAGCCCCAGAGGACAGCTTATCCAAGTCACAAACATTAAGCAAACATGTGGCACATCTGGTAAAGAAAAAGCAGAGAGACAGAggcagagaaacagagagagagagagagagagagagagagagagagaaagggatgaGGTAGAGTCTCGGTTCTGCTGACAGGAGGGTATATAAGACAGTACATCGTCTCTGTCGTCAGTGTCGCTGTGGGCTCACTGTTCCAGCAACTGAACTATTTCTCATTCAGCATGCAGGATCACAATCACAAACGGGCTCTTCTCGCCTGGTGCCTGGTGTTTTTGGTGCTTGTCCAGCAGGTAATTATGAtgattgcaattttttatttttataaatgatattGTTGATTTGTTGATTTGACGTTTAATATTTATGTTAGTGTGTTCACTTGTTCCTTCAGTGAAATCTTTTACttaaaattttacttaaaaatactTAAGATGACCTAAAATATTAgcttaatatatttaacataatatattttaataatataaattatccagttaaaataatacattatatatgtttttatattatcgTTTAAAGGTGGAACCATTTTAAAGGAGCGttttaaatactgttttgttTAGGTGTATTCACACTTACTGTTAAGAAATTAAAATCACATATTATAAACCTAATAGTCAAAGTCATAAAACATAACTACTTTTACCGTGGTCTGCCTGAATAtttaaattctgattggctggcaggtatgcATTAAAACCGTTTAATGCACTACATAAACCAATCAGAATATTATTAAACTGATATTACTTATATGAGAGTAGAGCTGACTGATGCATTGTGTGTTTCAGGTGACCTGCAATCCTGTGCCAAAGTCAGACACACCTTCAACTTCTGTGCAGAAAGTTCAAAGGTCACTAAAGAGAACAGCTCGAATGACCCCATTATGGAGGATGGGCACTAAACCTCATGGCGCCTACTGCCAGAACGACTATGAGTGCTCCACAGGAATATGCAGGTGAATGCATTGGTTAAATCAAGTTTTTTGTCCTTCTGACACATCTTTTAAACAAGAAATATAAGAACTGATTCTCAATTTTACTTGTGTTCCGCAGGAAAGGCCACTGTTCCTACAGCCAACCGATTAATTCCTAAAATGAAGACTCCTTCCTTCTCTGATCTGACGTTTTTACACCATCGTGCATGATGAAAGCTTGATTCAGTGAGCAGCAGGAGGCAACCGAATGTGCAATGCAGTTAATCATCAGTTAGACATATAGTAAGCAATAAATGAGGCAATAGGTGAAGTTCTGAAGATTGTGCTTATCATAAGGTACATGTGGACTATTTTGAGAGTGCAAAGAAAATCAACAGAAACCTCATAATCTACCTGCAACAGTGATATTGCTATATAAAAGAAGCATTATTAGTGGGATTTGCATGACATTTATGATAGACGTATGTGTCTTGGGCCAGTCTATGGATGTCAATAGAGCAGTATAGAGAGAGCTTTTGGCACTAACAGCTGATCTCAGGACTAAGCTTAGTCCAAAGCGGGAAACTGGTGTTACTTGAAAGCTATATATGCAAGTGTAGGCAAATGTGTCTATTAGTGCCTTAGCTCAACCCAAATGTCATTGAACCAAAGCTAGTCTGGAGAAAAAGGGACAGAGAAAGTGCAAGGGTTGCTATTATTGACTATGCCTAGCCTATATACTATTAACCATTTGCCTCCATTCTTTGCCTTTGTCTGTGTGCTcacgtttgtttttattttatttaagactCATTTACCTGTCACTATTTATGTTGAAACAAGTGTCTCCACCTCATCTCATAAATCAGGATTTACAAGCATCATTTCAATATGGGATTACTTATTTATTgtatttctcttttcattttgtATGACTCAACAGTTGATTTACAgctctttttttaagaattataCGGATGTTTTACAAAGTGTACTTACATTTACAATCATAATAGCAAGAAAATAACCAATTACCccaaataaacatattaattaaaatatattaaaacaaatgatCAGGGGGATGAATCATTCAAATGAATTAACAAGggattttaagtattttatacATTCAGTTTGCTTTTTTCTTGTATCTTCTTGTATCAGTTCAGGTTTAAATTTCAGTTTCACTGTGAATTAAGTCTCGTCAGCACAAAttctttaaaaagattttttttaaacatttagttTACATTATTGAATAACAGAATTAAAACATAACAACAATTAAGAATAAGAACAATCAGTAgttcaaaacagaaaaacataacCTTAGCAGAAAAAGACAAAAGAGAAAACTCAAAGGAAATAATAGGGCATTAcacaaattaatacaaattacacattaaatacagtaaatgttTGTAGGCTGTGCAAACTGTACGTTTTGAGAGCTTTTTTGTTAAGTGAGAGTGAAATTGTAAGTAAATAATGTTCTATCTCTTGAAAGAATCCTACAAAATAGGTTTACAGTTTGAAaacttacatttattaaaaataacagttcaCTGAAAAACCTTCTAAGATATTGCTTGATATAAAATAACTAACATCTTTCCAAAGCTGAACAGTATAGTTGCAcgaacaaaacaaatgaaaaagtgtTTCAGTATCCTTCTGACAAAAGGAGCATTTAATGTCAAAATCTTATCCAATTTTATTCTTAAGAAAGTGTTTGACAGGGTTAATATTATGGAGtaatttaaaagttatttattgtattttgttattgaggaaaaAATAATTGTTGCATGGACCATATATTTTTCcaatttaaatgatcaaaaagtTTGTTATAATATGAGACTGTAGGAGGGGCAGAGACAATGTTCTCAAGGAATAAAGTTCTTATTTTATCATTTCTTCCTTTTCCCCAGTGAAACATATTACACCAATAGGCGTGTTAACAGGTTCAGGAACGGGAACTGTTCCTATAGACGGagtgtcatttttttaaaagcatgcatATGACAGATGGAATTGCGTCCATAACATTTGCAAACTAAGGagttacatatatattatattctaaaAGAAATTCTGTATATCTAAAAAGCAGACCATCCTTGTTAAAGAGCTTACTAACATGAAATATTCCGTTACTGAACCATTGATAATTGAACaaagatttattattaaataaagtatTCCTATTGGTCAACACAGAGTCTTATGAACGTATAGGTCCTTCACGACATGACGTCAGGAACACGATGTCCTCTCTGTTTTCACAAGATGTGTAAAAATCTTTGAGGTCAACGTTTTTACGAACTTACTCCCCAAGCTTTTAAGACTAGTTCCTTTAAAAAGTTTGTCGTTATAAAAGTTTTCGACTTTATGTAGCTCGAGCTCACCGGAGGATCCTCCCAGCTGACCGAATCAAGCGTGGCTTCAGTGTAAGCGCGAGTGTCCACGAGTAATTTAGCCTTACTTTCCTTCCGGATTATCTTGTTATGGTTTGTTTATATTCACTGAATCCACGCAAGCGTTATCGAAATAAGCACGTATTGGAAACACTCCTCTTCTTAATGTGCATATTGGTTTATATTGCAGGAGGATGTTGGCGGTTTTTTGACACGTAAAGGTTTTTCGCAACTTTCTAGGAACTAAAATGAGGAGTCGCAGCAATTCTGGAGTTAAACTTGACAACTACGCGAGGATAGTTCATCAGACTATTCTGCGTCACCAAGTGAGTGtctgcatttttactttaaacACTCTGTGTGTTTACTAAACATGTCTTCATTTCTTATATTTTCGATCTGCCATAGTTCTTGGATCTTTAGTCATGCGGAGACACGAGGAGGCAGTTTAGTGTGtttaaaaacacaatttaatgtataaaaagtaaaaatgtgtatGCTATATCAGAGACAGAATTTGACTAGGGCTTTTGCCAACAAAAGtggaaaaaataatttttcctCTTAATTTTTAATGACTAATTTATCTGTGATGGTGTAtttaattaacaattttattctaaatttaaatGGATAAATTTTGGAGTTGGATAAAATAATATACCttcaaaaaggaaaaataaattaaaatcttatTTCTGACACCGGTGTATACAGTACTGTTTAAACATTtgggttaaaaatatttaaaaagtctcTAGTGCTCTCTTGATCAAAACCACAATAACACAGGGAATGTTATGAAAtgatattacaatttacaataactgttttattttatttgatatattttgaaatataaattaatcCTGTGATGACAGCTTAATTTTCAGAtacattattccagtcttcagtgtgacatggttcttcagaaataattataatatatgaatatttaatttatttattgctgaCCTCAAGCTTTTGTACGGTGGATTAAATAATATAGCTCTTTTGTTTTGTGGTAAAAGTAATGCTTTCATATTAATTATACATATAGTGTAGAACCTGATGCACCGGACATTTTCAGCTAGCTGTATTGATAACTTGTAGGACCCAGTGACAGGTCTGTTACCAGCCAGCAAAGAGCAGCCTGATGCCTGGGTGAGGGACAATGTCTACAGTATCCTGTCTGTCTGGGCCCTCAGTTTGGCTTACAGGAAGAATGCAGACCGTGATGAAGACAAGGCTAAAGCCTATGAGCTTGAGCAGGTACAAACTGAAAAGggaatttattgttattattattttttctttttttgcagtgcattggTATTGATTCTGTGACCTGAGAAATCTGTTTGTCACCTGAATGAATGTTCACAGGATGAACTAATTGAGTACAGCTTTTAAGATATTTATTCAGTAACAACGTTTGTTAATGAGAACATACATTTTGtagatgtttaatcacatttgaaTGATCTTTCATCAGAAGCCATACCAAAATATTCAGCAGtggattgtattattttatttccgtgcatgtgttttttaaagaaaggtCAGTTGACTATTCATGACTGCATGTGTATGTATGAGTGTATCTAAGGTGTCACTTTACAGTGGCTCAGAAGTGTTATGTTATTCATGTCTGTGCTATTAAATGAAGAGCTGAAAGGTCACAGTTGAGCCTGTGTTCCAAGTGTTGTTTTGGAGGCAGTCTGTGTGTCTTGATcactttttcttctttcagagtGTGGTGAAGTTGATGAGGGGAATTCTTCAGTGCATAATGCGACAGGTATCACCCGCCATTAACATTAACCACACTACATGCTAATTAGGCTGTAAGCTAATAAACATACATGCATTCACTACCATTctgaagtttggggtcagtaaaaaataaataaataaataatacttttattcagtattttattctatttcaaagaaatgcaattcttttgaattttattaaagaatctgttttggtttacacaaaaatattatgcagtgAACTAATTTTAACACTGATgagaattagaaatgtttcttgagcaccaaatcatcatattggaatgatttctgaaggatcatgtgatactgaagagtagaggaatgctgctgaaaattcagctttgccatcacagaaataaattatgtttgaaagtatattgaCATCTAAAatggatattttaaattgtaataatagcctatttcacaatattaccattttactgtttgtagtttttttatcagataaatgcagccttggtgagcaaaaagagactttcagaaacataaaaaatcttacatgCCACAAACTATTGAACTTTAGTGTACATAAAGTTgtacacacaaatatacaaatgCACATTGTTATTCAATCTATCAGTCTCATACACAGTTCAATTGTGCCTAACACATATTACCATTTTGTCCATTAGATATTGTCTGAAGTGCTTTTTTGTGCTCTGAAGTGCTATCTCTTGTTCTCTCACATTTCACTGCAGCTGGACAAAGTGGAGAAGTTTAAATACAGTAAGAGTGCTTTGGACAGCCTCCACGCCAAGTACAACACTAAGACCTGTGCCACTGTGGTGGGTGACAAGGAATGGGGGCATCTCCAGCTTGACGCTACCTCAGTCTATCTCCTCTTCCTGGCTCAGATGACTGCCTCAGGTACTCCAGGTCTCCCTTTAGAGCTTGCATAACATGGCTTAAGACACATCAAGACACCTGGGACTCTTAAAGCGTACTCCGTTCTTCCTCTAAAAGTGTACAAACTTTCATTCTTTTCCTCTTAAACAGTAGAATCTCTTTTTGTCCTCATTTTACAGTCTTTAGTAGGCCTGCACAAGTAATAAATGATAAAGACTGCGGTTGTAGTTTGTGACCGGTCGTGAGCTCTAATTGTAAGAGTGTTCAGATAGAAGAagaattctgtcattacttaccctaatgtcattccaaaactaTAATACTTTTGTTCAGAAATCCTGGAATCTGATTGCATATTTTGTGTACTGAGCCTAGCATTAGAAGATCTTCTCCCACATATCCTTTGCCATGTCTTGTGTCCTTTTAGGGCTGCACATTGTGTACACTCAGGACGAGGTGGATGTGGTCCAAAATCTGCTGTTTTACACTGAATCTGCATACAAAGTGGCTGTGAGTCTCTCAGTATCGATCATATAGGCCATATGTATGTTTTTCTAATTTTAGTCTGTAATTGCTGTTAAAGAGCCACTCTCTGTATCTTGCATTTTTCTCCTGTGATTATTCAGGACTATGGGATGTGGGAGAGAGGAGACAAAACCAATCAGGGGATTCCCGAGCTCAATGTCAGCTCAATAGGGATGGCTAAAGTGAGTCTGTTGAAGCAAAATAGACAGTCAGCCCTCTTTTGAGCAGCTGAGAATTCTCAGTCCGGCATGATGGGGAGGGGGTGTTCATGCTGGACACTCATAAACACTGCTTATTAATGTGACCCAATGTTACCTCAACATGAACTCTGTAGCATAAGTGTTCCTTCCCAGCTTTTCCTGTCAGCTTGTGTCATTTCTGTTTGCTCCTATTGTGTCTGTTTGCTCAGAGCAGAAGGGTTCTGGTTGTTCTTTCTCTGTCCGAGGATACGGAGTACCATTCTAAAGTTAGGAAACTAGCCATTAACAAggtttttgagaattacataaatattggaaattggaaaagttgctgcttaagtttttaaaatagcaatttgcatatacttcagaatgttatgaagagtgatcagatgaattgcatagtccttctttgccatgaaaatttaacttaatcccaaaaaaaaactttccactgcatttcattgctgtcattaaaggacctgctgagatcatttcagtaatcgtcttgttaactcaggtgagaatgttgacgagcacaaggctggagatcattatgtcaggctgattgggttagaatagcagacttgacatgtttaaagtagggtgatgcttgaaatcattgttcttccattgttaaccatggtgacctgcaaagaaacgcgtgcagccatcattgcgttgcataaaaatggcttcacaggcaaggatattgtggctactaagattgcacctacaTCAACagtttataggatcatcaagaacttcaaggaaagaggttcaattcttgtaaagaaggcttcagggcgtccaagaaagtccagcaagcgccaggatcgtctcctaaagaggattcagctgcgggatcggagtgccaccagtgcagagcttgctcaggaatggcagcaggcaggtgtgagcgcatctgcacgcacagtgaggcgaagacttttggaagatggcctggtgtcaagaagggcagcaaaggagccacttctctccaaaaaaaaacatcagggacagattgatcttctgcagaaagtatagtgaatggactgctgaggactggggcaaagttatattctccgatgaagcccctttccgattgtttggggcatctggaaataggcttgtccggagaagaaaaggtgagcgcttacatcagtcctgtgtcatgccaacagtaaagcatcctgacaccattcatgtgtggggttgcttctcatccaagggagtgggctcactatcaattctgcccaaaaacacagccatgaataaagaatggtaccaaaacaccctccaacagcaacttcttccaacaatccaacaacagtttggtgaagaacaatgcattttccagcacgatggagcaccgtgccataaggcaaaagtgataactaagtggctcggggaccaaaatgttgaaattttgggtccatggcctggaaactccccagatcttaatcccattgagaacttgtggtcaatcttcaagaggcgggtggacaaacaaaaacccactaattctgacaaactccaagaagtgattatgaaagaatgggttgctatcagtcaggatttggcccagaagttgattgagagcatgcccagtcgaattgcagaggtcctgaaaaagaagggccaacactgcaaatactgactctttgcataaatgtcatgtaattgtcgataaaagcctttgaaacgtatgaagtgcttgtaattatatttcagtacatcacagaaacaactgaaacaaagatctaaaagcagtttagcagcaaactttttgaaaactaatatttatgtaattctcaaaacttttggccacgactgtactggtCTGAATTTAGAAAATCTGTAAAAATCCAATTGTGGCAGCCAAATTTATTGTCTGTGGTCCTGGATTTCAGTACAAACTGAATGAATATTGGCTTTATTGTGACATTGTGAGGACAAAACACTGTAACAGCCCCTGAATTGACCCTTTGTAACTGCAGGCAGCACTTGAAGCCCTAGATGACTTGAATCTCTTTGGGGCCAAAGGGGGACCAGACTCTGTGGTTCATGTTTTAGCAGATGATATCCAGCACTGCCAGGTGAGGCTATAATGGTTCTAGTCCTTTTTTTCACCTTCAGATtacttagtaaaaataaataaataaaaccatcatCGTCTCCTTACTACCACGTATTCCTCTCAGTCCATTCTGAGCTCCATGTTGCCCAGAGCTTCAACATCTAAAGAGGTGGATGCTGGCCTCCTGTCCATCATTTCATATCCAGCTTTTGCTGTGGAAGACATGGAGTTAGTCAATATCACTAAGGAAGAAATCATCTCCAAGCTCCAGGTCAGAACTTGAGGAATTTGTTTATCAGCTTCCACTCTATGGTGGTTATATTTGCTACATGAAACCCTTTTTTGTATGCAGGGAAGATATGGCTGTTGTCGTTTTCTTAGAGATGGCCACAAAACTCCTAAAGAGGTCAGAATATCCAATAGACAGACACATTAGGTTATACATTAATtgtattgaatattttttaattatacaaatacTTTAGAATATGTAGAAATAATTACATATAGTTTCTACATCTAGTATTAAGAATTATTACCAAAATATGTGGATGTGTACTGTACCTGTTAAATGTGTCTAATTATGTCtgtatttaaactaaataaacactTGACCTCTTTTCCTAATAGGACCCCAACAGGCTATACTATGAATCTGCTGAACTGAAGCTTTTTGAAAACATTGAATGTGAGTGGCCACTTTTCTGGACCTACCTGATATTGGATGGCATCTTTATCAACAGTCCAGAGCAGGTAGAACCATTCAGAATTTCTTATTAACCAGTCTCATTCTGGAAATATGAGTCAATATGATgtaaatttgaataaatatgaTGAAGATTCAATGAAATTTCTACCCTACATATTTAAAACCAAGTTAATACAGAGCTAAAATATCATTAGCACATAAAGCATTGAATGCTCACTGCACAGCTTGACTGATCTCTTCTGtcatatacattattttttaaagatattttcttATCAAACCTATTTCAGTAGGAggcaaaaaacaaactaaaatcacAAAATACTATGCAGATTATGGTCAGTTgaaattgacagatttcacatactgtaattgtttttaaaagcatCAGACTATGATTCCATCCAGTCAGATGATATcatatgtttgatattttgagctgaTTTTAGAACACACATTGTTTTCATTGGTGATGAGTATCATAATAACAACGaggtgtgtgtttctgcatgagTTTAATGTATGATGCCCAGTTTTGTAACAATATATTCAGTTTGTATACAGTTTTGTAACAGTATACAATATTCAGGTACAGgatgcctagtgttttaaaatgtgttcagATTGTAAAAGTCATGTACACACACctgaaggattattaggaaccaCTGTTCAATTTCTCACTAATGCAATTatataatcaaccaatcacatggcagttgcttcaatgcatttaggggtgtggtcctggtcaagacaatctcctgaactccaaactgaatgtcagaatgggaaagaaaggtgatttaagcaattttgagcgtggcatggtttttggtgccagacgggccggtctgagtatttcacaatctgctcagttactgggatttttacgcacaaccatttctagggtttacaaagaatggtgtgaaaagggaaaaacatccagtatgcggcagtcctgtgtacgaaaatgccttgttgatgctagaggtcagaggagaatgggccgactgattcaagcagatagaagagcaactttgactgaaataaccactcgttacaaccgaggtatgcagcaaagcatttgtgaagccacaacacgcacaaccttgaggcggatgggctacagcagcagaagaccccaccgggtatcactcatctccactacaaataggaaaaagaggctacagtttgcacgagctcaccaaaat includes these proteins:
- the LOC132108831 gene encoding liver-expressed antimicrobial peptide 2-like — encoded protein: MQDHNHKRALLAWCLVFLVLVQQVTCNPVPKSDTPSTSVQKVQRSLKRTARMTPLWRMGTKPHGAYCQNDYECSTGICRKGHCSYSQPINS